In Palaeococcus ferrophilus DSM 13482, the genomic window TGGGATGCCTGACCTCCATCGCAACCTCGAGGGCCCTGTCCACGTCCCCCTGCTTCAGGAGGTTCACGGCGATGCTTCCAAAGGCAAGGGAGCGGAGGTAGTTGTCTGTTATGAGCTGGGCCAGCGCTATGGCGTTCTGGAATTCGCCGAGCTTGGAGTAGTAGGTAACGACCTTCGTGAGGATGGGCTCCTCGCGAGTTTTGTTACCTACGACGGCAACGACGCCATAGTACTTGGGGTCGGGAGACTCTATCAGGCGATCCATGACGAACTTCGAGACCTCCCTGAAGTAGCGTCCCTCAAGTCTGTCAATCAGGCCCTCGAGAGTCTTGGGATCGTCGAGAATCCTCGCCGTTAGCTCTATGAGGGCGTTCGTCCTATCCTCCTGAGGCAGGGAGTGGAAGATGTCAAGGGCGAGTTCGATCTCCCCCACTATGCCGAAGCTTATCATGAGGTTCTTGAGGATGCCGTCCCCTATATCCTCAGACATGCTCTTAGCAACACCTATAAAGCGCTCAAGCGTTACCCGGGGTGCGCCCTGCGTTTTGAGGTAGATGGCCGTTTCCTTGATCCCCTCCGAGAGCCAGTAGGGGTTCTTTATCCCGCTCAGTATCTTTATGGCGCTCCCATACTCCTCCCTCTTCAGGTGAACCTTTATCGTTTCCACGGAGGCTATGGAACGCCAGGGCTCCTCCTCTATCTGCTCTATTATGAAGTGGGCCTTCCTCATGTTGCCGAGTCTCAGGTAGTTATCGAGGAGGGTTAGGAAGTTGTCGTTCTTCTTGATCCTGTGGGTGAACTGGAGGGTGTAGTAGAGGGCCTCGTCGTAGTCGCCCAGATCCGTCAGGGTCTCCACGATTTCCTCGAGGAGTTCGTTCATGAGGGGGGACGGAAGAGCGCGTGCCATCTCGTACGCCCTGTAGAAAACGCGTTTATAAGCGGGAATGCCGCACTTCCCTATGTACCTCGCAATGGTTATGAGGGCCCTTATTAAAGCCTTGGGGTCGTCTATCTCCTTCGCAGCTTCAACAGCCTTCGTAAAAGCGTCTTTATAGCGTTTGTTTCTGGCCCCATAGAGCTCGTAGGCCATTTTGGCGTAGGCCACGGATTTGAAGTACGGGTCCTTTATTATACCTGCAACCTCAAATGATTCATTAACAACATGCTCCGGGATTTCCATAGGCGCTCACTACCGGGCAGTTCTAGTATGGTTGTGGGCACCGATGTATTTAACCTTTACTAAACGGGGGAAAGAAACCGCCATTTAAGGCGTTACAGAAGTGAAGTAAAAGAGATTTGGCCCGTTACCTCGTGTTCCTCTGAGAACGCGAGCCGGGGAGGGGTAATATAAAAGCGTCCCCGCAGGGAATTTCGACGAATGCCTAATTCAGCTTAGCTCATCGTATACAACGCTGACGACCTCACCGTCGTCCATCGAGACGAAGCTGACCTTGACTTTTTTGCCGGTCTTAGGGTCCACCACGACGAAATCGGGCTTCTTCAGGTACGGGCTCTGTGGAAGCTTCCAAACATCGTCGTAATAGTGCTTTATCTCCTTCATAAACTTTTTAACATCCCTCTTAACCACCGTTGTCATACCCATCACCAATCATATATACCACGTAATGATATAAAAAGCTTTCTAATCGTCACACGTTAAACATGATATCGTCATATGCCGATATAGTGGGGCCAAAGCTTTTAACAGCGAAGGGCTACTATCCCCGGGATGCCCATGAAGCTGGGGGGAATAGACGAAGCTGGAAGGGGGCCCGTGATCGGGCCGATGGTCATATGCGCCGTAACGGTGGACGAGGAGAGGCTGGACGAGCTGAGGGAGCTCAACGTGAGGGACTCGAAGAAGGTGAGCCCGCGCAGAAGGGAGGAGCTCTTTGAGAAGCTCACGGAAATCCTCGACGACTACGTCATCCTCAAGCTCTGGCCCGAGGAGATTGACTCCCGCACGGGAACCCTCAACGAGTTCGAGATTGAGAACTTCATAAAGGCCCTAAATTCCCTCCGCGTGAAGCCGGAGGTTCTCTACGTTGACGCCGCGGATGTCAAGGAGGAGCGCTTCGGCGACCTCATAGGGGAGAGGCTAAACTTCAAGCCAAGAATAGTTTCGGAGCACAGGGCCGACGACAAGTACCCCCCCGTTTCAGCGGCCTCGATCCTCGCCAAGGTCACGAGGGACAGGGAGATAGAGAGGCTCAAGGAGGAGTACGGCGAGATTGGGAGCGGGTATCCGAGCGACCCAAGGACGAGGGAGTTCCTTATCAAGTACTTC contains:
- the rnhB gene encoding ribonuclease HII; its protein translation is MKLGGIDEAGRGPVIGPMVICAVTVDEERLDELRELNVRDSKKVSPRRREELFEKLTEILDDYVILKLWPEEIDSRTGTLNEFEIENFIKALNSLRVKPEVLYVDAADVKEERFGDLIGERLNFKPRIVSEHRADDKYPPVSAASILAKVTRDREIERLKEEYGEIGSGYPSDPRTREFLIKYFREHGDFPPIVRRTWKTLRKLEESLRPKEPVQKSLTDFLR